From the Rhodocyclaceae bacterium genome, one window contains:
- a CDS encoding alpha/beta fold hydrolase, whose translation MAPPGGHPAQGRRPCPAVAGGGEGDRSCRRCHRQACGPGLRSQMPEQSIHFDSGGLRLAGVVRTPDVLGSGERRPAFLVLHGFGSHKGAGNVLGPCAVLESLGYVTLRFDMRGCGESEGVRGNLICLEQVEDTRAALTFLAGHPGVDPARIAVVGSSFGAAVAVYTAGVDERVAAVISSGGWGHGEIKFRGQHPGDEAWARFTAMLAEGRRHRERTGESLMVPRMDIVPVRHGLTREILPGSLQSFTAETAQSMFDFRAEDVVDRIAPRPLLLLHSSFDTVTPTEQSLRMFARAKSPVDLHLFGDTDHFMLAEGNQRVWNVVRDWLGRYFPVTS comes from the coding sequence ATGGCACCTCCCGGCGGGCATCCCGCTCAAGGCCGACGGCCATGTCCGGCCGTCGCTGGCGGCGGTGAAGGCGATCGAAGCTGCCGGCGGTGCCACCGCCAGGCCTGCGGTCCCGGACTGAGGTCGCAGATGCCAGAGCAGTCCATACACTTCGATTCCGGCGGCCTGCGCCTGGCCGGCGTCGTGCGCACGCCCGACGTGCTCGGTTCCGGCGAGCGGCGTCCCGCCTTCCTGGTACTGCACGGCTTCGGCAGCCACAAGGGTGCCGGCAACGTGCTTGGCCCGTGCGCGGTGCTCGAATCGCTCGGCTACGTGACGCTGCGCTTCGACATGCGCGGCTGCGGCGAAAGCGAGGGCGTACGCGGCAACCTGATCTGCCTGGAGCAGGTCGAGGACACGCGCGCCGCGCTGACCTTCCTGGCCGGTCATCCAGGCGTGGACCCGGCGCGCATCGCGGTGGTCGGCTCCAGCTTCGGTGCGGCGGTCGCGGTCTACACCGCCGGCGTCGACGAGCGGGTCGCCGCAGTGATCTCCTCCGGCGGCTGGGGCCATGGCGAGATCAAGTTCCGCGGCCAGCATCCCGGCGACGAGGCCTGGGCGCGCTTCACCGCGATGCTGGCCGAAGGCCGCCGGCACCGCGAGCGCACCGGCGAATCGTTGATGGTGCCGCGGATGGACATCGTGCCGGTCCGCCACGGACTCACGCGCGAGATCCTGCCGGGCTCGCTGCAGTCGTTCACCGCCGAGACGGCACAGAGCATGTTCGATTTCCGCGCGGAAGACGTGGTCGATCGGATCGCGCCACGGCCGCTGCTGCTGCTGCACAGTTCGTTCGACACGGTGACGCCGACCGAACAGTCGCTGCGCATGTTCGCGCGCGCCAAGTCGCCGGTCGACCTGCACCTGTTCGGCGATACCGACCATTTCATGCTGGCCGAAGGCAACCAGCGCGTATGGAACGTCGTGCGCGACTGGCTGGGCCGCTACTTTCCGGTGACCTCATGA